The Thermodesulfobacteriota bacterium genome contains a region encoding:
- a CDS encoding ComEA family DNA-binding protein: MKKLRLFLLVSLSIFLFTSYGLSQAAPVDLNEASVEQLAELPGIGEATAKKIIEYREQNGKFETTEDIMNVKGIGEKKYETLKDLITVSN, from the coding sequence ATGAAGAAACTCAGATTGTTTCTTTTAGTTTCTTTGTCGATCTTTCTTTTCACCTCATACGGCTTGTCACAAGCCGCGCCCGTCGATTTAAATGAAGCTTCAGTTGAGCAACTCGCCGAACTGCCCGGAATAGGTGAGGCTACTGCAAAAAAGATAATCGAATACAGAGAGCAGAATGGCAAGTTCGAAACGACTGAAGACATAATGAATGTAAAGGGCATAGGCGAAAAGAAATACGAGACACTGAAAGACTTGATTACGGTGAGTAATTAA
- a CDS encoding cyclic nucleotide-binding domain-containing protein, translating into MQKLKSFISKHPFFKGLSKTYLDLILACASEARFDPGEIIFRENERANTFYIILQGNVAIEALMAPERDPIVVLNLGEGDVLGWSWLFPPHRWHFDARAIGLTKAISIDGDKIRKQCEEDHDLGYELMKRFAKIIEQRLRSLRSQNPNMYVIHA; encoded by the coding sequence GTGCAGAAACTTAAGTCATTTATTTCGAAACACCCTTTTTTTAAGGGCCTGAGCAAAACCTACCTCGATTTAATTTTAGCATGTGCATCCGAAGCGCGATTTGATCCTGGTGAAATTATTTTCCGTGAAAATGAAAGAGCAAATACGTTTTATATCATTTTGCAAGGCAATGTTGCTATAGAGGCATTAATGGCACCAGAAAGAGATCCCATTGTAGTCCTTAACCTCGGTGAAGGCGACGTACTTGGGTGGTCTTGGCTGTTTCCTCCACACCGATGGCATTTTGACGCCCGAGCTATAGGACTGACTAAAGCGATTTCGATCGACGGTGATAAAATCAGGAAACAATGCGAGGAGGATCATGATCTTGGCTACGAACTGATGAAGAGATTTGCCAAGATAATAGAACAGAGACTACGATCACTCAGGTCACAAAATCCAAATATGTACGTAATCCATGCTTGA
- a CDS encoding EamA family transporter, with protein sequence MERWVIFALTATMMWGLGSFFGKVALMRDIPYRVYFFEGIGTITVLTSLIIFKRHEIFTGFAVNPYALLMGLTWGIGTIIFIIALQPAKLSALVPLTAVYPAVTVILGVIVLHERLDLREILGIVFAILTVVLLSK encoded by the coding sequence ATGGAAAGATGGGTTATATTTGCACTCACCGCTACTATGATGTGGGGGCTTGGAAGCTTTTTTGGAAAGGTCGCATTGATGAGGGATATTCCATATCGTGTCTATTTTTTCGAGGGGATCGGAACTATAACTGTATTAACCTCGTTGATCATCTTTAAAAGGCACGAAATCTTTACGGGCTTCGCTGTAAACCCCTACGCTTTGCTAATGGGGCTAACATGGGGAATAGGGACAATAATTTTTATTATTGCCTTACAACCAGCAAAACTCTCTGCTCTTGTTCCTTTAACAGCGGTGTATCCAGCGGTCACAGTGATACTGGGCGTTATTGTTTTACATGAACGATTAGACTTGAGAGAGATTTTAGGAATTGTTTTTGCCATCCTAACAGTAGTGTTGCTATCTAAATAA
- a CDS encoding SUF system NifU family Fe-S cluster assembly protein has translation MDREELMQVILDHYENPRHYGAREDSYVVQKGGNPGCGDIITIYLKLDDDGRIRDVSFDGEGCIISQATTSMITDIVLGKTAEEVEKMNPDVITDLIGKDLALTRPRCATLGITTIKQAIQEWRKQKTIAEIEKERSLANN, from the coding sequence ATGGATCGTGAAGAGCTCATGCAAGTTATATTGGACCATTATGAGAATCCCAGGCATTATGGGGCTCGTGAGGATTCGTATGTAGTTCAGAAGGGTGGTAATCCTGGATGTGGTGACATTATTACGATTTATCTCAAACTCGATGATGACGGAAGAATCAGAGATGTTTCTTTCGATGGAGAGGGTTGCATAATAAGCCAAGCTACTACGTCTATGATTACCGATATTGTTTTGGGTAAAACCGCTGAAGAGGTGGAGAAGATGAATCCGGATGTTATCACAGATTTGATTGGCAAGGACCTGGCATTAACACGTCCGCGCTGTGCTACTCTTGGCATTACAACAATAAAGCAAGCAATACAGGAATGGCGTAAGCAAAAGACGATAGCCGAGATTGAGAAGGAAAGAAGCTTAGCAAACAATTAA